In Zingiber officinale cultivar Zhangliang chromosome 6A, Zo_v1.1, whole genome shotgun sequence, a single genomic region encodes these proteins:
- the LOC121993897 gene encoding 3-ketoacyl-CoA thiolase 1, peroxisomal-like has protein sequence MEKHILDFTASFPINRRPLVGFKKSGLPPTDSPTQTRQRPEIEIEIEIEKEKERLEMEKAIDRQMVLLRHLQPSPAVQPAILSTEVCAADANAATCQGSSSGDDVVIVAACRTPICKSRKGGFKDTYPDDLLAPVLKALLDKTQLHPNEVRDIVVGTVLAPGSQRAIECRMAAFYAGFPDTVPIRTVNRQCSSGLQAVADVAAYIKAGFYDIGIGAGLESMSTDPVKWDWPHNPKALMFAQARDCLLPMGITSENVAHQYGITREEQDQAAVESHRKAAAANAAGKFKEEIVPVVTKIVDPNSGESKQVIITTDDGIRPDTSMSVLTKLKPAFTKDGTTTAGNSSQISDGAGAVLLMRREIAMKKKLPIVGVFRSFVAVGVDPSVMGVGPAVAIPAAVEAAGLQLNDIDLFEINEAFASQYVYCCKKLGLDPEKVNVNGGAMALGHPLGATGARSVSTLLYEMKRRGSRFGVISMCIGSGMGAAAVFESGYD, from the exons ATGGAAAAGCACATTTTAGATTTCACAGCCTCCTTTCCGATTAATCGTCGTCCTCTCGTCGGATTTAAAAAGTCTGGCCTCCCACCGACCGATTCACCAACTCAAACCAGACAGAGACCGGAGATAGAGATAGAGATAGAgatagagaaagagaaagagagacTAGAAATGGAGAAGGCGATCGACAGACAAATGGTTCTCCTCCGTCATCTTCAACCTTCTCCTGCCGTCCAACCTGCGATCCTCTCG ACTGAGGTGTGTGCGGCCGATGCCAATGCTGCAACGTGTCAGGGTTCTTCCTCTGGGGACGACGTGGTTATCGTGGC TGCTTGCCGAACTCCCATTTGCAAGTCCAGGAAAGGGGGCTTCAAGGATACATACCCTGATGATCTTCTAGCACCTGTTCTTAAG GCATTGTTGGATAAGACTCAATTGCACCCAAATGAGGTTCGTGATATTGTTGTTGGTACAGTCTTGGCACCAGGATCTCAAAGGGCAATTGAGTGCAGGATGGCAGCGTTTTATGCTGGATTTCCAG ATACTGTTCCTATAAGAACAGTCAACAGACAGTGTTCCTCTGGTCTCCAGGCTGTTGCTGATGTTGCAGCTTATATAAAGGCTGGTTTTTATGATATTG GCATTGGTGCTGGGTTGGAGTCAATGTCTACAGATCCAGTCAAATGGGATTGGCCTCACAACCCCAAA GCATTGATGTTTGCTCAAGCACGAGACTGTCTACTTCCAATGGGCATTACATCAGAGAATGTGGCTCATCAATATGGCATAACAAGAGAGGAGCAAGATCAGGCTGCT GTTGAATCTCATAGGAAAGCAGCTGCAGCAAATGCTGCTGGAAAATTTAAAGAAGAAATAGTTCCTGTTGTTACCAAG ATTGTAGATCCAAATTCTGGAGAGTCCAAGCAAGTCATAATTACTACAGATGATGGTATACGTCCAGACACATCCATGTCAGTTCTCACAAAACTTAAACCGGCTTTTACGAAGGATGGAACCACAACAGCTG GTAATTCTAGTCAGATCAGTGATGGTGCTGGAGCAGTCCTCCTCATGAGAAGAGAGATAGCAATGAAAAAGAAGCTCCCAATAGTCGGTGTATTCAG GAGTTTTGTTGCAGTTGGAGTAGACCCTAGTGTCATGGGAGTTGGTCCTGCTGTTGCAATCCCTGCTGCAGTGGAGGCTGCTGGTCTTCAGCTCAATGACATTGATCTCTTCGAAATCAATGAG GCTTTTGCTTCCCAGTATGTATATTGCTGCAAAAAACTAGGCTTAGACCCTGAGAAAGTAAACGTCAATGGGGGAGCTATGGCTCTTGGACATCCTTTAGGTGCTACAG GTGCCCGTAGTGTAAGTACTCTCTTGTACGAAATGAAGCGACGTGGCAGCCGGTTTGGAGTCATTTCGATGTGCATAG GTTCTGGTATGGGAGCTGCCGCTGTGTTTGAGAGTGGTTATGATTAA